In Desulfatiglans anilini DSM 4660, the sequence CCGTTCTTTGTCCGAACGTTTTCGACGAGATGCAAATACTCGTAGACCTTCTTGGAGTGGCGATTGGATTTACGTACCCGTTTAATATACATGCTCAGAGGCATACCACTTATAGAGCCGCCTGTAAAGCAGAAAATGCAGCGATGGGTCACTACAGACGCCAAAAACAAGGCCTGAATACTGAAAAATCAACTACTTATGTCTGTAGATAGGTTGATTTTAGGGCCAAAATAACCCCCAATCTGGGATTTTTGGCAAACTTGGGTTAATTCCGGTAAGACCTGCGAAAGCGGTGCCCAGCTGGTTCGACAACCACAAACGATCCTTCCAGTTCCTTGAAGCTGTACCGCTCCAGGACACGCTTCAACTCCTTACGCACGGAATCGATGGTGGATGGGAGCACACGGAGATAGATGACGCCCGAACCAATGCTTTTTACAAAGACAAGGTGTCCAAAGTCTTTGTCCCTTGTTATGAGAACGGCCTGACGCTCCATGGCCGTGCGCAAAATGACCTCGCCGGAGAGCCCCGAAAGTCCCAAATCATATACGTTTGCTACGTCATGGTTAAGTGATTTCAGGAAGCGTCCAGTTACGGCGTAGACATCCTCATCAAGAAGAATTTTCATATGGATGCTTCCTGCAAAAGCACTTTCTCAGAAGCCACCAGTTGCACGACATATCTGACACAAGCCTTGATATCATCAATGGTCAGTTGTGGATAATAATCTTGAATAATCTTATCGAATGATATCCCTTCTTCTATAAGTTCCAATATATTCTGAACAGGTATCCTCGTTCCTGCTATACAAGGCTTCCCGAAATGAAAATTTGCGTCGACTGTAATTCGCTCCTTCATGATACTTACCTCTTTTTGAAGCCAAGGCAAAAATGTTTTCAGCAGTAAAAATAACGTCCAATTTTGTTAATGAAATTATATCTGAGTTTATCAAATATTTATTATCAATTTATTGTAAATCAAAAGCATGCAGCTATCACCTCTTTATCGATTGATTTTAGAATACTTCAAAAATTAATTTTTTCCACCTAAAAGGTCGACTATGACCTTTACCAGCCTTATGGTTTCTCAAGTGCCCCATTCCGTCCTGGATTTTTGGACTTCCATGTTCGCATTTGCCCATTGGCCCGAGGCACACTGTTCCAGGGCGTCTACATGCGAAAAGGAAAGCTTGTCAATCACGACCGCGTCTTTGTCTTCTATGACAAGTAGAATATCACCGGGCCTCAACCCGAGGCGTCTGCCGAGTTCTACGGGTAAATCGGTTTGTAGATTGTTGCTTACTTTTACAAGGCGCACGGTTGAACCCCCTGCAACGCATTTGCTACGTTATATAATCATTATATAATAAAACTATTGGCAGGATAACGTCAATCCAGTCACGCTCGCCTCTTCGGTGCGGTTCAGCGGTTTGTCTCTATTCGAGCCCGTATTTCTTGATCTTGAGGCCGAGCGTCTTGCGGTTGATGCCGAGGATCTCGGCGGCCTTGATCCTTTTTCCGCGGGTGAGGCGCAGGACGAAGGCGATGTACTTCTTTTCGAGTTCCTCGAGGGTAAAGGGCTCCTCCGAGAACATCTGAAACTCGCCCTGGCGCTGGGAGATGAAGGCGGGCAGGTCGCGTGCGCGGATGACCGGGGTGTCCTCCAGGATCAGGACCCGCTCGATGGTGTGCTCGAGTTCCCGGACGTTGCCGGGCCACCCGTACTCCTGAAGGATCTCCATCGCCTCGGAGGAGACCTCGGGGAGGGCGCGCTTCAGCTTGCGGCAGTACTTTTCGAGGAAGTGGTGGATCAGGAGCGGGATATCGTCGGTGCGCTCCCTGAGCGGCGGGAGCCTGAGCGGGACGACGCTCAGGCGGTAGAAGAGGTCTTCCCGGAAGGTCCCGGCGGCGACGCTTTCGGCCAGGTTCCGGTTGCTGGCCGAGAGGATCCGAATGTCGAGGCGCGTCTTTTTCTGATCCCCGACCTTCATGAACTCGCGCTCCTGAATCACCCGGAGGAGCTTCGCCTGGATCTTGAGGCTCAGGTTGGAGACCTCGTCGAAGAAGAAGGTCCCGTGGTTGGCGAGTTCGAAGAGCCCGTGCTTGGTCTGGATGGCGCCGGTGAAGGATCCCTTGACGTGCCCGAAGAGCTCGCTTTCGAGCAGCGTCTCGACGAGGGACGAGCAGTCGACGGCTACGAACTCCTGGTCCTTCCGGAGGCTCTTAGCGTGGATCGCCTGCGCGACGAGCTCTTTGCCGGTCCCGCTCTCGCCCGTGATAAGAACCGTGCTGTCCGTCGGCGCTACGCGCAGGATCTTTTCGAAGATCTTCTTCATGGGACGGCTCTGCCCGATGATGAGGCTGTCCTTGGAGTCGATCTGGAGGCCCTTTTCCCCCAGCGCCCCGGCATGGCCCTGGTCGCCCTCCGGCGGCCAGACGATCTTTTTGAGGGCGGCGTCGAGGTCGTCCAGGCGGAAGGGCTTGACGAGGTAGTCGAGCGCCCCCAGCTTCATCGCGTGGACCGCGGTGTCGATCGTCGGGTATCCGGTAATCATGATGACGGGGAGTTCGGGATGGGCGGTGCGGATGCGCTTCAGGAGTTCGACCCCGTCCATGTCCGGCATGCGGATGTCGAGGAGTGCCAGGTCAAAATGCTCCCGGCCGAGCATCTGGAGTGCCTCCTCGGCCGCGCTGACAGCGACGGGCTCGAGTCCACGGCTCTGCAGCGCGCGGCTGATGCCACTCCGGACGACCGCCTCGTCGTCGACGAGGAGGACGCGGCGGATGGATTCATAGGTCATCGGGCTTCCTTTTCTGGCTTCGATCCGGAAACACGGGTTGTCATTCAGGATTGCGGTAACCCAATGTTGTCGGCGCCCATGCGATCTTCAGGACGCCAGAGCGGGCAGGAGGATCCGGAAGGTGGTGCCGCCCTCCGGGACGCTTTCGACATCGATGCTCCCGTGGTGCGCTTCGATCACGCCCTTCACGATGGCGAGCCCCAGCCCGGTGCCCATGACCTGGCGCGTCCTGGGGTTCTTGACCCGGTAGAACTTGTCGAAGATCTTGGGCAGCTCCTCCGGCGCGATGCCGATGCCCCGGTCCTGAACCTTGATTTCCACGTACTCCCCTTGACCCTCGGCGGTGATGGTCACCTCGCCCCCGTCGGGCGAGTAGTTGATCGCGTTGCTGATGAGGTTCGTCATGACCTCGTCCATGTGCTTCGGATCGGCCGAGATGGGCGCCAGGTTCCGGGCGGTGAAGCGGATCGTCACGCCCTGTTCGCCGGCGCGAGGCTCCATCAGCGCGACCGTCTCCTCGATGATCTTCTGGAGGTCGGTCGGGACACGGGTCTGCACGTTGTGGGCGGACTCGATCTTGGCGATGTCCAGGAGGTCATTGATCAGGTCCAGCAGGCCGTCGATCTTCTTCATCCCCCGCGCGATGAAGTCCTTCTGCTTCGGGTCGAGCGGGCCGGCAAGCCCCTCCAGCATGACGCTCTGCTGCTGCCGGATCGAGACGAGCGGACTGCGCAGCTCATGCGCCACCATGTGCACGAAATCCGTCTTCATCGCATCGAGCTGCTTGAAGGGCGTGATGTCTTCGAGCACCGTCACGGTCCCCACGACCCCGTCTTCGGGGCCGAGGGCCGGCGCGGAGATGGCCCGCAGAAACCGCCGCCCGGCCTGGATCTCCCGGGCGACCGTGGCATCCGGGGCGGACTCGCCCGACTGGATCTTCTTGAGCGTCCCGATCAGGTCCTCGTCCTGCAGGAAGGCCTTGACGGAGGCGGGGAAGGCCGTGTCGGGTCCGAGTTCCAGGAGCCGCATCAGCGCCGGGTTGTGAAGCACCACTTCGAGGTTCCGGTTGGTCACCATGATGCCGTTCGCCAGGCAGTTGATGATCGTCCGCAGCCGGCTCTTCTCGAGGCTCAGGTCGTAGAGGTTGCGGCTGTTCTCCTCCTGGAAGCGCTTCGCCTGCTGCTCGAGGCGCCGCTTTTCCGCGGCCCGGGCGATGGTCAGGAGGAAGGGGTCGATCTGGAACGGCTTCGTGATGAAGTCGTAGGCGCCCTTCTTCATGCAGTTCACGGCCGTGTCGACCGTGCCGTGGCCCGTGATGATGATGACCGGGATGTCGGCGTAGCGCTCTTTCAGGATCTCGAGCAGCGTCTCCCCGTCCATGACAGGCATCTTCAGGTCGAGCAGGATCACGTCGACGGGCTGTTTCTGCAGGATGTCGAGGGCGACCTGGCCGTTCTCCGCTCCGGTGACCGTGTAGCCGCGGGTCGAAAGCACGCGGTTGCAGCCGTCCCGGATGGTCTTCTCGTCGTCTACCACCAGAATGTCGGGCTTGTCATCCGTCATCGTCCAGTCCAATGAATACGGGTTTTTCCTCTTCCCTGCACGAGTAGTCGAGCGGGAGTTCGATCCTGAAGGTCGTGCCGCCTCCCGGCGGGCAGTCGAAGGAGATCTGGCCGCCGTGGAGTTTGATGATGTTCTGGGAGATGCTCAGGCCGAGGCCCGTGCCTTTTCCCACGGGCTTCGTGCTGAAGAAGATGTCGAAGACCTTGTCGCGCAACTCCTCCGGGATGCCCGGCCCGCTGTCGGAGACCTCGATGATGAACCGGGACGCGCCCTCTTCGTAGCGCGCCTTGATCCCCAGGTGGCCCTTGTATTCCATGGCGTCGGCGGCGTTGATGAAGAGGTTGGTGAAGACCTGTTGGAGCTGCCCCATGTCGCCCAGCATATCGGGCATCTCGGGTTCGATCTCCTTCGAGACGCGGATGTTCTGGAAGGTCGCCTGGTGGACCAGGAGGTTCAGGGTCTTGGTGATGAGCTGATCGAGGCTGAAGGAGGCGACCTTGCCGACGGACTGACGGCTGAATTCGAGGAGTTCTGCGACGATGTGTTTGCAGCGCAGGGTCTGGTCGATGATCTCCTGGATGTCCTTCAGGTGTTCCTCGTGGTCCTGGAGCGCTTCCTTCAGCAGTTCGGCGTAGATGAGGATCCCGGAGAGCGGGTTGTTGATCTCATGGGCGACCCCGGCGGCCATCCGGCCGACCGAGGCGATGCGCTCGGACTGGACGAGGTGCACATGGGCCTCCTCGAGGTCCCGGCGCATCTGAAGCACCTCGCGCATGTCGGTGAAGACGCCGACGCTGCCGATGTCCCTCCCTTCGATCGTAATGAGCGAGGCGGTCAGGGTGATCGGGATCTTCTCCCCGTCCTTCGCCGTGATCTGCATGCTCGT encodes:
- a CDS encoding DUF5615 family PIN-like protein — protein: MKILLDEDVYAVTGRFLKSLNHDVANVYDLGLSGLSGEVILRTAMERQAVLITRDKDFGHLVFVKSIGSGVIYLRVLPSTIDSVRKELKRVLERYSFKELEGSFVVVEPAGHRFRRSYRN
- a CDS encoding DUF433 domain-containing protein; the encoded protein is MKERITVDANFHFGKPCIAGTRIPVQNILELIEEGISFDKIIQDYYPQLTIDDIKACVRYVVQLVASEKVLLQEASI
- a CDS encoding sigma-54-dependent transcriptional regulator, producing MTYESIRRVLLVDDEAVVRSGISRALQSRGLEPVAVSAAEEALQMLGREHFDLALLDIRMPDMDGVELLKRIRTAHPELPVIMITGYPTIDTAVHAMKLGALDYLVKPFRLDDLDAALKKIVWPPEGDQGHAGALGEKGLQIDSKDSLIIGQSRPMKKIFEKILRVAPTDSTVLITGESGTGKELVAQAIHAKSLRKDQEFVAVDCSSLVETLLESELFGHVKGSFTGAIQTKHGLFELANHGTFFFDEVSNLSLKIQAKLLRVIQEREFMKVGDQKKTRLDIRILSASNRNLAESVAAGTFREDLFYRLSVVPLRLPPLRERTDDIPLLIHHFLEKYCRKLKRALPEVSSEAMEILQEYGWPGNVRELEHTIERVLILEDTPVIRARDLPAFISQRQGEFQMFSEEPFTLEELEKKYIAFVLRLTRGKRIKAAEILGINRKTLGLKIKKYGLE
- a CDS encoding ATP-binding response regulator, producing the protein MTDDKPDILVVDDEKTIRDGCNRVLSTRGYTVTGAENGQVALDILQKQPVDVILLDLKMPVMDGETLLEILKERYADIPVIIITGHGTVDTAVNCMKKGAYDFITKPFQIDPFLLTIARAAEKRRLEQQAKRFQEENSRNLYDLSLEKSRLRTIINCLANGIMVTNRNLEVVLHNPALMRLLELGPDTAFPASVKAFLQDEDLIGTLKKIQSGESAPDATVAREIQAGRRFLRAISAPALGPEDGVVGTVTVLEDITPFKQLDAMKTDFVHMVAHELRSPLVSIRQQQSVMLEGLAGPLDPKQKDFIARGMKKIDGLLDLINDLLDIAKIESAHNVQTRVPTDLQKIIEETVALMEPRAGEQGVTIRFTARNLAPISADPKHMDEVMTNLISNAINYSPDGGEVTITAEGQGEYVEIKVQDRGIGIAPEELPKIFDKFYRVKNPRTRQVMGTGLGLAIVKGVIEAHHGSIDVESVPEGGTTFRILLPALAS